The nucleotide sequence GCGTGGGGTCCGCGGGCGATGGCAAAACTGTGGTGCCAGTCGTTGCACCGCATGAACCACATCATGTTGCCCATTCGCGGGTGCATCAGGGTGTCCGACAGCGCGAAGGACAGGTACTTCTCGTAGAAGGCCTTGGTGCCCTCCGGATCCGGTGAGTTGACCACCACGTGGGAAAGGCGCACCGGGATCGATTCCCTCTCCTCGATCCTGCGGTGCGCCCGCACGTCCACATCCGAGCTGATCTCGATGCACCGGCCGTCGTTGTCGAAGAACCGAAAACCGTAACCACCGCCCGGAGTGTCCAGCGCGGCCGGCTCGGTGACCATTTGGACGCCATCACCGGCGAGCCGGAGGGCCAGGGTGTCGACATCGGCTGCGTCGGCGGCCCCGAACGCGATCAGATCGATCCGCTTCTCGTCCGCCTGGCGCAGCCGGACGACGTACTGCTCCGGTGATCCCTCCGCGGCCAGGAAGGTGACCCCGGAGTCGCTGTGCTCGGCCTTGAGACCCCAGTGCCCGGTGTAGAACTCGAGCTGCCGGGCGTGGTCGGGCACGGCTAGGTCGACGTGCCGGAGGTGGGTGATCAGGCGGTCGGTCATGCTTTCACTCCTTGGAAACTTTCGGGAGACACGCTTTCGGAAGACGGGCCAGGGGGGCACACGCCGAGCGCCTGCGCGTTGCCTGTGGTGATGGCGTACTCCGCATCGGCGCCGAGACCGGCGGCCAACACACGGTCCACCGGGTCGGTGACGCCCATGTCGAACGGATAGTCCGAACCCATCAGGACCCGGTCAGGGCCGGCCGCGGCCACCAGTGCTCGCAACGCCTCCGGCGTGTGGACCAGGGAGTCGAAGTGGAGTTTCCGGAGGTAGCTGCTCGGCTTCTGCAGGCAACCTCTGGCCTCCGGCCGCACCTCCCAGGCGTGGTCGGAGCGGCCGAGAAAGGTCGGCAGGTAGCCCCCGCCGTGGGCGGCGAGCAGCTCGAGCCCCGGATGCCGATCCAGCACCCCCGAGAAGATGAGATGGGAGAGGGCGACGGCATTCTCGACCGGCTGACCGACCGTGTTGGAGAGGTAGAAGTGGTCCAGACGTTCGTCGAGGGTGCAGCCGAACGGATGCAGGAAGATCACTGCACCCAATTCGGCCGCTCGTCGCCAGAACGGTTCCAGCCGCTCGTCACCCAGTTCGATCGTCCGGCCGGCCGTCGGTGCGTGGGAGGAGATCTCCACCCCGACCAGACCGCATTCGCCCACCGCGTCGTCGAGCAACTCCACGCACAGGTCCGGATGCTGTAATGGCACCAGGCCCAGACCGGTGAAGCGGGTCGGTTCCTCGGCGACGATCGCGGCCACGCCGCGGTTCGCCGATCGGCACACCACCTTTGCCAGTTCGGGTTCGGCCCAGTAGTGATACTGCGACGGTGACGGCGAGATCACCTGCACCGCAACGCCGGCTGCGTCCATATCGGCCAGACGGCGATCCAGCACGGTCAACTGGGGGATCCGCGAGCCGAACATCCTCCCGGAGACCGCCATCGACTCGGCGCCGTTCCGCCGGGCGTCGAGTTCACGATGAGCGGCCAGGCCGGGCTGTCCGGCCACCGCCGCCTCCACCTCGGGCACGATGACGTGGGCGTGCACGTCTACCGTCCTGGTCGACGCCGCTGCTCCCGACGTCATGCCGGCACGCTGACCAATGCCGAGATGCGGCCCATCAGAGCGGGCACGTCGCCCCGCTCGTGGTCCAGCAGCCACTGGCCGAGTTGGTTGGAGGCATCCACCACCGCCTTCGCGCGGTCGAATCGCCGGGCCGTGAAGGCCGCCCACAGTTGTTCGTCGAGATCGTGGGCGCCGATCAGCAGCTCGGCCAGGACGGCGGCGTCTACTAGCGCCTGGGCGGCGCCCTGGGCCAGGGTCGGCGGGCACGAGTGCGCGGCATCGCCGATCAACACCACGCGTCCGCGGTGCCAATCGCCCTCCAGCACATGGGTTTCGAACCAGGTGTAGTTGATGCTCGACGGGTCGTCGAGAAGTTCCCTGATCAAGTCCCACGGCCCGTGGTATCCGGTGGAGAGTTCGCGCATGGCCGCCAGCTGCTGCTCGGGCGTCAGGACGCTGCGGTCCTGGGCATCCTCCACCAGGTAGGCGTAGAGCGAGTCCTGTCCGGTCGGGCAGTAGCCGGCGATGTAGCAGGGGCCGCCGTAGATCAGGTCGGTCCGCACCACGGACTCCGGTCGGCCGGTGAACGCGCGCCAGATCCCCATCCCCGTCGACCTCGTCTCCAGTTCGATGCCCAGGGCCCGCCTGGTCCAGGACCGGATGCCGTCGGCACCGATCACGAGGTCGTAGCGTCCGGTCGAGCCGTCGGCGAAGCTCACGTCGATCCCGCTGTCGTCCTGCGCCAACGCGGTGTGAGTGGTGCCGAACCGGAACTTGACGCCCACCTCGGCGGCCCGGTCGAGCAGG is from Nakamurella sp. PAMC28650 and encodes:
- a CDS encoding VOC family protein — encoded protein: MTDRLITHLRHVDLAVPDHARQLEFYTGHWGLKAEHSDSGVTFLAAEGSPEQYVVRLRQADEKRIDLIAFGAADAADVDTLALRLAGDGVQMVTEPAALDTPGGGYGFRFFDNDGRCIEISSDVDVRAHRRIEERESIPVRLSHVVVNSPDPEGTKAFYEKYLSFALSDTLMHPRMGNMMWFMRCNDWHHSFAIARGPHASLHHASFEMRGIDEYMRGTGRLLRAGVEKIWGPGRHKAGNNTFSYFLDPHGNTIEYTTELERLDEDTWHPSMHDFSDPEVSDQWGTANAMDEFVARKSFNDPDKGLFVAPPV
- a CDS encoding amidohydrolase family protein, with amino-acid sequence MTSGAAASTRTVDVHAHVIVPEVEAAVAGQPGLAAHRELDARRNGAESMAVSGRMFGSRIPQLTVLDRRLADMDAAGVAVQVISPSPSQYHYWAEPELAKVVCRSANRGVAAIVAEEPTRFTGLGLVPLQHPDLCVELLDDAVGECGLVGVEISSHAPTAGRTIELGDERLEPFWRRAAELGAVIFLHPFGCTLDERLDHFYLSNTVGQPVENAVALSHLIFSGVLDRHPGLELLAAHGGGYLPTFLGRSDHAWEVRPEARGCLQKPSSYLRKLHFDSLVHTPEALRALVAAAGPDRVLMGSDYPFDMGVTDPVDRVLAAGLGADAEYAITTGNAQALGVCPPGPSSESVSPESFQGVKA
- a CDS encoding FAD-dependent oxidoreductase; amino-acid sequence: MPAVNTVLVVGGGPAGTAVSILLAQAGVAVELVEVKPDATAIGSGITLQGNALRVLRQLGVWDQILSAGYPFDSLGLRAPDADGTLLVEMPDARTGGADLPATVGMPRPELARILLDRAAEVGVKFRFGTTHTALAQDDSGIDVSFADGSTGRYDLVIGADGIRSWTRRALGIELETRSTGMGIWRAFTGRPESVVRTDLIYGGPCYIAGYCPTGQDSLYAYLVEDAQDRSVLTPEQQLAAMRELSTGYHGPWDLIRELLDDPSSINYTWFETHVLEGDWHRGRVVLIGDAAHSCPPTLAQGAAQALVDAAVLAELLIGAHDLDEQLWAAFTARRFDRAKAVVDASNQLGQWLLDHERGDVPALMGRISALVSVPA